The genomic region AAAGGAAAAAAGCCAGGAAAAGTGATTGCTTTACGTGCCGATATCGATGCGCTTCCAGTCACCGAAAGAAACGACCTCCCTTTTAAATCGGAAGTCACTACAACTTTCTTGGGTGAAGAAACAGGAGTTATGCATGCTTGTGGCCATGACACCCACACCGCTATTTTAATGGGCGTGGCGGAAGTTTTAAGTAAACATAACGATTTTGCTGGAACAGTGAAGTTTATATTTCAACCAGCGGAAGAAGGTCCACCACCGGGAGAAGAAGGTGGTGCCAAATTAATGATAAAAGAAGGTGTACTTGAAAACCCGGAGGTAGATGCTATTTTTGGGTTGCATATAAACTCTTCAACACCTGTAGGTACTATTCGTTACAAACCAGGTGGTACCATGGCGGCGGTAGAACGGTTTGTAATCGATGTAAAAGGAAAACAAACCCATGGCTCTGCCCCTTGGAGCGGTGTAGACCCTATATTGATTTCGGCTAAGATTGTCGACGGGCTACAAACTATAATCAGTAGAGAAGCGCCCTTGGTAGATGAAGCTGCCGTAATTACCGTTGGAAAAATAACCAGTGGGGTTCGATTCAATATTATACCAGAGTCTGCCCAAATGATTGGGACCGTAAGAACGCTGGATCCAGAGATGCGAACTCTAATATTAACAAGGATGAAGGAAATGGTGCCGACTATCGCAAAAGCATATGGCGGAGATGCCACTATTGAAATAGAAAACTTTACGGCTATTACGTATAATGATGAAGCTTTAGTAGCAGAAATGCTCCCATCCCTACAAAAAATAGCTGGAAAAGAACATGTGGAACTCGTAAAAGCCACTACTGGAGGCGAAGATTTTTCATTTTTTCAGCAAAAGGTACCCGGTTTTTATTTCTTTTTAGGCGGTATGCCAAAAGATGCTACTGAACCAGCTCCCCACCATACCCCCGATTTTTATATCGATGAAAGTGGGATGCTATTGGGTGTAAAAGCTTTTACTCAGATTGTTTATGATTATTTAGGACAGTAAAATTTTAATTATGTTAGCATTTCTTCAAGGTATCAGTTGGTGGGTTTGGATCCTCATCCTATTACTTATCATAGCCATTAGGGATATTTTTTTTAATAAGTCGCACACCATAACCCATAACTTTCCGGTTATTGGCCACATTCGTTATATGTTGGAAAGCATTGGCCCAGAATTAAGACAATATATCGTAGCCAACAACAGGGAAGAACTTCCTTTCAATAGAATTGAACGTGGATGGATTTATGCTTCAGCAAAAAATGAAAACAACTACGAAGGTTTTGGAACAGATAGGGACATTCATGAATCTCATTATGTATTTATAAACAATGCCATGATGCCCTACAAGGTAAGGTTAGATCATCCAAACGCGAGTGATCCCTATTTTTTACCTTGCGCCAAACTTATTGGGGGCTATAATAAAAGAAAGCGACCTTACCGCCCGGCCTCCATTATCAATGTTTCGGCTATGAGTTTTGGATCGCTTTCGGCCAGGGCCATTGAATCGCTCAACAAAGGTTGCTATTTGGCGCATGCGTATCACAATACCGGTGAAGGTGGTTTATCCCCTTACCATAAAAAAGGAGCCGATGTTATTTTTCATATAGGAACCGGCTATTTTGGAGTTCGGGACGAACATGGAAATTTCTCTATGGAGAAACTAAAAAAATTGGTAGAAGAATATCCTCAAATAAGAGCTATCGAATTAAAGCTTTCCCAAGGTGCTAAACCTGGAAAAGGCGGCGTACTCCCCGCTTCTAAAATAACCAGGGAGATAGCGGAAATCCGCCATGTACCCATGGGAAAAGATGTATTATCGCCTCCTAACCATTCAGCTTTCTCCAACGTCCAGGAAATGGTAGACTTTATAGAATCTATTGCCAAAGAAACCGGTTTACCAGTAGGGATTAAAGCGGCCATAGGAAAGCTGGAGCAATGGAAAGAATTGGCTTCCATTATGAAAAACACAAACAGAGGTCCCGATTTTATAACGGTAGATGGTGGCGAAGGTGGTACAGGGGCTGCGCCACCAAGTTTTGCCGACCATGTTTCCCTGCCTTGGGTTTATTCCTTTAGTGACTTGTACCGCGTTTTTAAAGACGCAGAGATAACCGATAGAATTGTTTTTATAGGTAGTGGAAAGTTAGGTTTTCCTTCTAAAGCGGCGATGGCTTTTGCCATGGGAGCCGATTTAGTAAATGTAGCACGGGAGGCCATGTTAAGTATTGGTTGCATTCAGGCCAAAGTTTGCCATAACAACACATGTCCCAGTGGCGTAGCTACACAGAATAAATGGCTACAGGCCGGAATTAACATCGAGGACAAAGCGGAAAGGGTGAGTTATTATTTTAAAAATTTTAAAAAAGAACTCATAGAAATAACCCATGCCTGTGGTTACGAACATCCATCGCAGCTTACCATGGAAGATGTGGATATAAACCTTGGCGATAAAAGCTTAACGCAACCCTTAGCCAATGTTTATGGCTATAATAAAGTAAAAGTTCCTTTTGATGGAACGGAAAGTTTATTAAATTGCCCGCACTTAGGTGGGCATTACACCACCAAAGGTGCCATTGATAAATTTAAAAACAAACAAATACGCTACTAACAAACATCCCCATGAACCAGTTTAATTTTATTGAATTATTGTTTTTTATACTTCCAGCGGTTATTACAGGAGGTATAGCTTATTATTTTTTTAACCTACACACCAAAAACGAAGAAGGGAGAAGGCGCTTTTTACTTCATAGGGAAATGGATAAAAATACCGTTCCTATTCGTTTACAGGCGTATGAGCGTATGGCTTTGTTTTTAGAACGTATCAACCCTTCAAAATTACTGGTGAGGGTAATTCCTGAAAACTCTGATAAGGACCTCTATGAAGCACAACTTATAGCCAATATCGAAAACGAATTCGACCACAACCTAGCTCAACAAATTTACTTGTCCGATGAATGCTGGAACGTAGTTAAAGCCGCTAAAAACGCTACAATCCAGATAATCCGTAAGGCTGGGATGAATTCGGAAAGTGCCAATAAATTAAGGGAAGAAGTATTAAACAACCTTTTGGACAAACAACCTCCCTCCTATGCTGCTTTGGGATATATTAAAAAGGAGATAAGGGATCTGTTTAGCTAAATTACAACTCGTTAGGGAGTTCAAAATAGCTGTACCCTCTTTAGTCCTTTTAATTTATTGGGGGAAAACCCATCAAAATCATCATCATTGCGTAATTTAGCAGTATGTTAAGAGTTGTTCTCATAGGAGGTGGAAATATTGCGCATCATTTATTTAAAGTATTGAGCACGCATAATGCTGTGGCGCTTATACAGTGTTACAACAGAACTTTGACTGCTATAGAGACTTTTAAGGCGGCTACTTCCATTACAGATGATTTAAATGAAATTGCAGATGCCGATCTTTACATTTTAGCGGTTAAAGACGATGCCATTACCGAAGTGTCCAATAACTTGCCGTTTTCGGGTCGTTTCGTGGTTCATACCTCTGGAAATAAAACCTTGGACGCATTAAATAACAAGAATCGTCGTGGCGTTTTTTACCCGTTACAGTCATTGTCCAAAGAAAAGGATATTGAGTTTTTAAACGTTCCTCTTTGCTTGGAAGCTGAGAACCAAAAAGATCTAGATACCCTCACCCAAATTGCAGAATCCATTTCCAACAAGGTTTTTCAAATTAATTCCGAACAGCGCAAAACCATTCATTTGGCAGCTGTTTTTGTTAATAATTTTGTAAACCACCTTTATAAAATCGGAAATGATATTTGTTTGGAGAACAACATTCCATTTGAGGTTTTAGAGCCTTTAATTGTAGAAACTTCAGCAAAAATTAAAGAGATGTCGCCGCTGGAAGCACAAACCGGTCCTGCGAGGAGAAATGACCATGCAACAATAAATTCTCATTTGGAGTTGCTGACTAACGACAATCAAAAAGAAATATATAGAATACTAACCACATCGATTTTAAACACGTATGGAAGAGAAAAGTTATAAGGAATACCTAGAACATATTACCACCTTTGTTTTTGACGTAGACGGGGTTTTGACGGATGGGATCATCTCCATCACTTCTGACGGACAGTTATTACGCACCATGAATGTAAAAGATGGATACGCCCTTAAAACCGCATTGAATAAGGGATATAACATTTGTATTATTTCCGGGGGAAACAATGAGGGGGTTCGTACGAGGTTACGCGGACTCGGAATTACCGATATTCACCTCGGGGTAAGCAATAAAATAGATGTGTTGGATGAGTA from Galbibacter sp. BG1 harbors:
- a CDS encoding amidohydrolase, which gives rise to MTNIRLFLLLAFAISLNNYSQNSLEADINEVESEVIEWRRDFHENPELSNREFKTADKIAKHLKSLGLEVTTGVAKTGVVGILKGKKPGKVIALRADIDALPVTERNDLPFKSEVTTTFLGEETGVMHACGHDTHTAILMGVAEVLSKHNDFAGTVKFIFQPAEEGPPPGEEGGAKLMIKEGVLENPEVDAIFGLHINSSTPVGTIRYKPGGTMAAVERFVIDVKGKQTHGSAPWSGVDPILISAKIVDGLQTIISREAPLVDEAAVITVGKITSGVRFNIIPESAQMIGTVRTLDPEMRTLILTRMKEMVPTIAKAYGGDATIEIENFTAITYNDEALVAEMLPSLQKIAGKEHVELVKATTGGEDFSFFQQKVPGFYFFLGGMPKDATEPAPHHTPDFYIDESGMLLGVKAFTQIVYDYLGQ
- a CDS encoding FMN-binding glutamate synthase family protein, which encodes MLAFLQGISWWVWILILLLIIAIRDIFFNKSHTITHNFPVIGHIRYMLESIGPELRQYIVANNREELPFNRIERGWIYASAKNENNYEGFGTDRDIHESHYVFINNAMMPYKVRLDHPNASDPYFLPCAKLIGGYNKRKRPYRPASIINVSAMSFGSLSARAIESLNKGCYLAHAYHNTGEGGLSPYHKKGADVIFHIGTGYFGVRDEHGNFSMEKLKKLVEEYPQIRAIELKLSQGAKPGKGGVLPASKITREIAEIRHVPMGKDVLSPPNHSAFSNVQEMVDFIESIAKETGLPVGIKAAIGKLEQWKELASIMKNTNRGPDFITVDGGEGGTGAAPPSFADHVSLPWVYSFSDLYRVFKDAEITDRIVFIGSGKLGFPSKAAMAFAMGADLVNVAREAMLSIGCIQAKVCHNNTCPSGVATQNKWLQAGINIEDKAERVSYYFKNFKKELIEITHACGYEHPSQLTMEDVDINLGDKSLTQPLANVYGYNKVKVPFDGTESLLNCPHLGGHYTTKGAIDKFKNKQIRY
- a CDS encoding Rossmann-like and DUF2520 domain-containing protein — protein: MLRVVLIGGGNIAHHLFKVLSTHNAVALIQCYNRTLTAIETFKAATSITDDLNEIADADLYILAVKDDAITEVSNNLPFSGRFVVHTSGNKTLDALNNKNRRGVFYPLQSLSKEKDIEFLNVPLCLEAENQKDLDTLTQIAESISNKVFQINSEQRKTIHLAAVFVNNFVNHLYKIGNDICLENNIPFEVLEPLIVETSAKIKEMSPLEAQTGPARRNDHATINSHLELLTNDNQKEIYRILTTSILNTYGREKL
- a CDS encoding KdsC family phosphatase yields the protein MEEKSYKEYLEHITTFVFDVDGVLTDGIISITSDGQLLRTMNVKDGYALKTALNKGYNICIISGGNNEGVRTRLRGLGITDIHLGVSNKIDVLDEYFDVYNIKAENVLYMGDDIPDYHVMKMVGMPCCPNDAVAEVKEISKYISHKQGGKGCVRDVIEQVLKVQGKWKDSFDAKYD